In one window of Nothobranchius furzeri strain GRZ-AD chromosome 11, NfurGRZ-RIMD1, whole genome shotgun sequence DNA:
- the cdc7 gene encoding cell division cycle 7-related protein kinase isoform X1: protein MEVSPVEGNSDGCLLKSDGAPRKRKISRDVELDIELLYKAVPQVAKVFRIIDKIGEGTFSSVYLGEAQLRDGRREKFALKHLIPTSHPLRIAAELQCLTVAGGRENVMGVTYCFRREDHVVIVMPYMEHQAIVDVIGSMRFEEVHLYIYHLLKALKHIHQFGIIHRDIKPNNFLYNRKSKTYALVDFGLAQGTADTQIQLLKAVRQKGGQEAARRSKAPPKLPPKTSLPLAVTPPVPPPSSSPSTSSTSAPGKSLVKKARSASSCSRTKHTKDLAGLCKAPRPVFGERNLNSRMLVPSTTKQTAHDEELVKPQRTEGAPHRAVLPVKAQSSSQKAPRSLQQGLTCNCYLTDRVCNICMARKQQVAPRAGTPGFRAPEVLTKCPNQGTAIDMWSAGVILLSLLSGRYPFFKASDDLLALTQIMTIRGSRETIRAAKTFGKAVVCSRELPRQDLRALCEMLRGRRSTLEGDDDDVTPAAEVNVGQSWRQTGDGTPASQAADRTRKDGSGEQSTCSKTAGPTTRPSDEEGDQRGWDNVPDEAYDLLDQLLDLNPSTRITAAAALQHPLFKDL from the exons ATGGAGGTTTCTCCTGTCGAGGGAAACTCAGATGGATGTCTGCTCAAGTCTGACGGAGCTCCCAGGAAGAGGAAAATATCAC GAGACGTGGAGCTGGACATTGAGCTCCTGTATAAAGCTGTTCCACAAGTGGCCAAAGTTTTCCGCATCATCGATAAAATTGGAGAAG GGACCTTCAGCTCCGTGTATCTGGGTGAAGCTCAGCTGAGAGATGGGAGGAGAGAGAAGTTTGCTCTGAAGCACCTGATCCCAACCAGCCACCCTCTCCGCATCGCTGCTGAACTCCAGTGTCTGACCGTGGCGGG AGGCAGAGAGAACGTTATGGGTGTGACCTACTgcttcaggagagaggaccatgtGGTGATCGTAATGCCTTACATGGAGCACCAAGCCATTGTG GATGTCATTGGGTCCATGAGGTTTGAGGAGGTCCATCTGTACATCTACCACCTGCTGAAGGCCCTGAAACACATCCACCAGTTTGGGATCATCCATCGGGACATCAAACCCAACAATTTCCTCTACAACAGGAAGAGTAAAAC GTACGCCCTGGTGGACTTCGGCCTGGCTCAGGGGACCGCCGACACCCAGATCCAGCTGCTGAAGGCGGTGAGACAGAAAGGTGGACAGGAAGCTGCTCGGCGGAGCAAAGCTCCACCTAAACTCCCTCCTAAAACTTCACTCCCTCTGGCCGTGACACCTCCTGttcctcctccctcctcctccccctccacctcctccacctcagCCCCGGGGAAGTCTCTGGTTAAAAAAGCTCGTTCTGCCTCCTCCTGCTCACGAACAAAACACACAAAG GATTTGGCAGGACTCTGTAAAGCTCCACGACCCGTGTTCGGAGAAAGGAATCTGAACAGCCGCATGCTTGTCCCGTCCACCACGAAGCAAACTGCTCATGATGAAGAG CTGGTCAAGCCTCAGAGGACTGAGGGTGCGCCGCACCGGGCCGTACTTCCTGTCAAAGCCCAGAGCAGCAGTCAGAAAGCCCCCAGGAGCTTACAGCAGGGCCTCACCTGTAACTGCTACCTGACCGACCGCGTCTGCAACATCTGCATGGCCAG GAAGCAGCAGGTAGCTCCCAGAGCAGGAACTCCAGGGTTCAGAGCTCCAGAGGTCCTCACCAAGTGTCCCAACCAAGGCACAG CCATCGACATGTGGTCTGCCGGTGTGATCCTGCTCTCCCTCCTCAGTGGGCGGTACCCATTCTTTAAGGCCAGTGACGACCTTCTCGCTCTGACACAGATCATGACTATAAGAGGCTCCAGAGAGACCATCCGCGCTGCTAAAACGTTCG GGAAGGCGGTGGTGTGCAGTCGGGAGCTTCCTCGTCAGGACCTCAGAGCCCTGTGTGAGATGCTTAGAGGCAGGAGGTCAACgctagagggtgatgatgatgatgtcacccCAGCTGCAGAGGTCAACGTGGGTCAGAGTTGGCGTCAGACTGGAGATGGGACTCCTGCCTCTCAAGCCGCTGACCGGACACGCAAAGATGGATCAGGAGAACAATCAACCTGCAGTAAAACAGCTGGTCCCACAACACGGCCCAGCGACGAGGAAGGAGACCAGCGGGGCTGGGACAACGTTCCTGATGAGGCCTACGACCTCCTGGATCAGCTGCTGGACCTGAACCCTTCAACCAGAATCACAGCCGCTGCTGCGCTGCAGCACCCGCTTTTCAAGGACCTGTGA
- the cdc7 gene encoding cell division cycle 7-related protein kinase isoform X2 has translation MEVSPVEGNSDGCLLKSDGAPRKRKISRDVELDIELLYKAVPQVAKVFRIIDKIGEGTFSSVYLGEAQLRDGRREKFALKHLIPTSHPLRIAAELQCLTVAGGRENVMGVTYCFRREDHVVIVMPYMEHQAIVDVIGSMRFEEVHLYIYHLLKALKHIHQFGIIHRDIKPNNFLYNRKSKTYALVDFGLAQGTADTQIQLLKADLAGLCKAPRPVFGERNLNSRMLVPSTTKQTAHDEELVKPQRTEGAPHRAVLPVKAQSSSQKAPRSLQQGLTCNCYLTDRVCNICMARKQQVAPRAGTPGFRAPEVLTKCPNQGTAIDMWSAGVILLSLLSGRYPFFKASDDLLALTQIMTIRGSRETIRAAKTFGKAVVCSRELPRQDLRALCEMLRGRRSTLEGDDDDVTPAAEVNVGQSWRQTGDGTPASQAADRTRKDGSGEQSTCSKTAGPTTRPSDEEGDQRGWDNVPDEAYDLLDQLLDLNPSTRITAAAALQHPLFKDL, from the exons ATGGAGGTTTCTCCTGTCGAGGGAAACTCAGATGGATGTCTGCTCAAGTCTGACGGAGCTCCCAGGAAGAGGAAAATATCAC GAGACGTGGAGCTGGACATTGAGCTCCTGTATAAAGCTGTTCCACAAGTGGCCAAAGTTTTCCGCATCATCGATAAAATTGGAGAAG GGACCTTCAGCTCCGTGTATCTGGGTGAAGCTCAGCTGAGAGATGGGAGGAGAGAGAAGTTTGCTCTGAAGCACCTGATCCCAACCAGCCACCCTCTCCGCATCGCTGCTGAACTCCAGTGTCTGACCGTGGCGGG AGGCAGAGAGAACGTTATGGGTGTGACCTACTgcttcaggagagaggaccatgtGGTGATCGTAATGCCTTACATGGAGCACCAAGCCATTGTG GATGTCATTGGGTCCATGAGGTTTGAGGAGGTCCATCTGTACATCTACCACCTGCTGAAGGCCCTGAAACACATCCACCAGTTTGGGATCATCCATCGGGACATCAAACCCAACAATTTCCTCTACAACAGGAAGAGTAAAAC GTACGCCCTGGTGGACTTCGGCCTGGCTCAGGGGACCGCCGACACCCAGATCCAGCTGCTGAAGGCG GATTTGGCAGGACTCTGTAAAGCTCCACGACCCGTGTTCGGAGAAAGGAATCTGAACAGCCGCATGCTTGTCCCGTCCACCACGAAGCAAACTGCTCATGATGAAGAG CTGGTCAAGCCTCAGAGGACTGAGGGTGCGCCGCACCGGGCCGTACTTCCTGTCAAAGCCCAGAGCAGCAGTCAGAAAGCCCCCAGGAGCTTACAGCAGGGCCTCACCTGTAACTGCTACCTGACCGACCGCGTCTGCAACATCTGCATGGCCAG GAAGCAGCAGGTAGCTCCCAGAGCAGGAACTCCAGGGTTCAGAGCTCCAGAGGTCCTCACCAAGTGTCCCAACCAAGGCACAG CCATCGACATGTGGTCTGCCGGTGTGATCCTGCTCTCCCTCCTCAGTGGGCGGTACCCATTCTTTAAGGCCAGTGACGACCTTCTCGCTCTGACACAGATCATGACTATAAGAGGCTCCAGAGAGACCATCCGCGCTGCTAAAACGTTCG GGAAGGCGGTGGTGTGCAGTCGGGAGCTTCCTCGTCAGGACCTCAGAGCCCTGTGTGAGATGCTTAGAGGCAGGAGGTCAACgctagagggtgatgatgatgatgtcacccCAGCTGCAGAGGTCAACGTGGGTCAGAGTTGGCGTCAGACTGGAGATGGGACTCCTGCCTCTCAAGCCGCTGACCGGACACGCAAAGATGGATCAGGAGAACAATCAACCTGCAGTAAAACAGCTGGTCCCACAACACGGCCCAGCGACGAGGAAGGAGACCAGCGGGGCTGGGACAACGTTCCTGATGAGGCCTACGACCTCCTGGATCAGCTGCTGGACCTGAACCCTTCAACCAGAATCACAGCCGCTGCTGCGCTGCAGCACCCGCTTTTCAAGGACCTGTGA